The DNA window GCGCCGGAACCACGAGTCCACCTTCAGCGGCGTCTGCTTGTGCACCACCCAGGTGCTGATGAGCATCATCGTCGTGCCGAGAATCATGCCGATGAGCGGCGACAGCACGATGAAGGCGGCGATCTTCGCGATGCCCGCGCCCACCAGGCCCTTCACGCCGAGCACCGGCAGGGTGGCGCCAATCATCCCGCCCGCCAGCGCGTGAGACGACGATGAGGGCAGGCCCCACCACCAGGTCAGCAGGTTCCAGGTGATGGCGCCCATCAACGCCGAGAAGATGACCATCAAGACAGCCGAGGGCCCCTGGGCTCGGAGCATGTCGAAGTTGATGATGCCCTTGCCCATGGTGTTGGCCACATGGACGCCCCCGCTGAACGCGGCGATGAAGTTGAAGAAGGCCGCCCAGGCGACGGCCAGGTTGGGGGACAGGACGCGCGTGGACACCACGGTGGCGATGGAGTTCGCCGCGTCGTGGAAGCCATTGATGAAATCGAAGATGAGCGCGACCGCGACGATGGTGATGACAGCGGCGAGCAGCATCTCAGGAGTGCTCCAGGACCACGCCCTCGATGACGTTCGCGACGTCGTTGCACTTGTCGGTCGCGGTCTCGATGAGGTCGTAGATTTCCTTCCACTTGATGATGGTGAGCGTGTCCATGCCGCTCTTGAAGAGCCGTCCCATCCCCGAGCGCAGGGCCTCGTCCGCCTGCGTCTCCAGCCGCTTGATTTCCTTGCAGCCCGCGAGGATCTGCGCCGGCTTCTTGATGAGCCGCAGCGCCGCGACGACCTCCTGGACCTTCTCGGTGCAGAGCACCAGCACGCGCGCCAGCTCCGTGGCGTCCGGCAGGCTCTCGGTAATCTCGTAGTAGTGGAGCCGCGCCGCCGCCGCGTTGGTGAAGTCCAGCACGTCGTCGATGCGGGAGAGCAGGGCGTGAATCTGCGTCCGGTCGAACGGGGTGATGAACTGCTTGTGCAGACGGTTGAAGGCCTGGTGCGTCACCTCGTCACCGCGATGCTCAATGGCCTTGAGCTTCTGCACGCGCTCCGCCACGTCGCGGTAGTCGCTCAGCAGCGCGTGGAGCGTCCGCGCGCCTTCTACGGTGACCGCACACTGAGCATCGAAGTCGTCGAAGAACTCGTCCGACTTGGGCATCAGCTTCTCGAGCATCGTCTCTCCCAGAGGCGCCTGCGCGCACAGGCATGGAACGCCACGGTGGCCGTGACTTGGCCGTGACCCCTCCGTGGCGCGCCCGTGACTACCCTACTGGGGGAGAATCGCCAGCGTTCCGTGAAATCCCCCTCGAATTTCGCGGGCTTGCGGCGTTCAGACGACCCGGTTGCGCAGCTCCTCGAAGAAGCCCACCCAGAGCTGCCACATCTCCTCGGCGCCCTTGACGATGGTGGCCATCTCCGCGTCCGTGTAGCTCAGCCCGACCGTCTGCCCGGCGGTCTGCACATGGTCCGGCTCCTGCTTCACGTGGATGTCCACCCACGGCAGGGACTTGAGGCCGGTGGTGCGCCGCACCAGCTTGCCCAGCTTGGCCACCATGGTGAGGTCCGCCACCTCGGTGCCGTACAGGAAGCCCAGGCCCGTGAGGTAGTTGTCCGTGGAGCGGGCATAGCCGTCCAGCAGTCGCTGGGTCGCCGGCGTCATCTTCGCCTCCGACACCGCCGCGCGCGCCATGCCCGCGTCGGTCATCGTCTGGATGAAGAAGCGCTCGTGCGCTCGCTCGACGTCTCCCTCGCCCACCTCCTGGTTGAGGATGTGGGTGACCGCCGTCTTCATTTCGAGGTTGGGACAGACGGCGATGAGGCGGCTGAGGAACGTGGGGAAGTAGTGCAGGGGATGCCACCACTGACCCAACACCAACTCCGCCTGCTCCACGGAGAAGGTCTTCTCGTCCACCACCTCGAAGAAGCGGTGCTTGATCAGCTGCTCCCGACTGGAGTTCTTCGCTAGCGCCGCCTCGATGGAATGGTTTCGCATCACAGCTCCCGTGCTTGAGGTCCGCAGGCTCGAGGAGAGCGGGAATCAGGACTCAGATTGTTGGACGATTCCCCCACCCACTCGTCAACACCATATCCCAATGATGTTCTAGGAAACAGAGAATACCAAGTTAGAGCTGTATTGCATGAGTGTGGTGTTGGTGTAGGAATCACCTGCGTGCAGGTGTGTGTATGTTCATTTCCTGACATGAAGGCCCGACTTCGGTCGGATGCCCCGGGTGGGCGACGCGCCGCGACGATGGGGAATGCGCGTCCTGTCACCGAGCCCCGAGGAGACGCCGGCCATCGGGCTGGCGGCGCTGGAGTTGGCGCTCCAGGCGGATCTGGAGCGCCTGGCTTATCCGGGGCGCTCCTGGGTGCCGCCGCGGCAGACGCGCGCCGGGCTGCCCGTCCTGGACGTGCTAGTCATTGGCGGGGGGCAGAGCGGACTCACCGCCGCGTTCGGACTGATGCGAGAGCGGGTGACGAACCTGCTCGTGGTGGATGACGGAGCGCCAGACCGGGCGGGGCCGTGGAAGACCTTCGCCCGCATGCGGACGCTGCGCACGCCCAAGCACCTCACGGGGCCGGACCATGGGCTGCCCCATCTTCTGTTCCAGTCCTGGTTCGAGGCCCAATACGGCGCGGAGGCCTGGACGTCGCTGGGGCGAATCCCCAAGGAGCTGTGGGCGGACTATCTGGGCTGGTACCGCCGGGTGCTGGGCATCCCCGTGCGCAGCCAGACGCGCGCGGGCCCGCTGGAGTGGCGCGCCGACGAGGGCTGCTTCCGCGTTCCCTTGGCGGACTCGGGGGGCGCCTCCGCGGCCGTGGTGCATGCCCGCAAGGTGGTGCTGGCCACGGGCATCGATGGCTCGGGGCGGTGGGAGGTGCCCGCAGAGCTGGCGAGCGTGCCTCGGGCGCTCTACGTGCACACGTGTGAGCCCATCGACTTCGAGTCCATGCGGGGCCGGAGCGTGGGCGTGCTGGGGGCGGGGGCCTCGGCGTTCGACAATGCCTCCCTCGCGCTGGAGCACGGCGCCTCGGAGGTGCGGCTGTTCTTTCGTCGCCGTGAGTTGCCCACCGTCAATGCCTATCGTTGGGCGGAGTTCGTCGGCTTTCTCAAACACCATGCGGAGCTGCCGGACGTGGACCGCTGGCGCTTCATCCGTCGCATCCTGGAGATGGGACAGCTGCCTCCCGCGGACACCTATCGACGCGCGGTCGGGTTCTCGCATTTCCACCTGCACCCGGGGTCGCCCTGGCTCTCCGTGGCGGCGGTGGAGGGGCGGGCGCGTGTCACCACGCCGCAAGGTGTCTATCTATTCGATCGGCTCATTCTCGGCAGCGGCACGGTGACGGACCTGTCGCTGCGACCCGAGCTGGCGTTGCTCTACCCAGACATCGCGCTGTGGCGAGACCGTTTCCAGCCGCCGCCCGAGCTGGCGCACGCGGACCTCTCGCGGCATCCCTACCTGAGCGCCCATTTCGAGTTTCAGGAGAAGGTGCCGGGCCGGGCGCCGCACGTCGCGGCGGTCTTCAATTATACCTTTGGCTGTCTGCTTTCCCTGGGGCTGGGTGGGGCGAGCATCTCGGGCATGAAGTACAGCTTGCCTCGGCTGGTCGCGGGGGTGACGCGACAGCTCTATCTGGATGACAGGGATGCCTTCTATCGGTCCCTGGAGTGCTATGCGGAGAGGGAATTCGAGCCATGAGCGCGGGAGACTTCGTGCTGCGCAGCCAGCGCGTCCTCGTGGACGGCGGACTGCGCGCGGCGGCGGTGGTGGTCCAGGCGGGGAGGGTGGCCGCGGTGTCTGCGTTCTCCGAGGCTCCCTCGGGGTTGCCTGTCACGGACGTGGGCGAGCTGGTGGTGATGCCTGGCGTGGTGGACTGCCACGCGCACATCAACGAGCCCGGGCGAACGGAATGGGAGGGATTCGAGACGGCCACGCGCGCGGCGGCGGCCGGAGGCATCACCACGCTGGTGGACATGCCGCTCAACTCGCTGCCGCCCACCACCACGTTGGATGCGCTCTTGCTCAAGGCGCGCGCGGCGGAGGGGCGCTGCCACGTGGATCATGGCTTCTGGGGCGGCGTCATCCCGGGCAACGCGGACGAACTGGAAGGGCTCATCGAGGCGGGAGTGCCCGGGTTCAAGTGCTTCCTGTGCCCATCGGGTGTGGATGAGTTCCCCGCCGCGAATCGCGAGGTGCTCGCGGAGGCCATGCCGGTGCTGGCGCGCTGGGGGATTCCGCTGCTCGTCCACGCGGAGCTGGAGTCACCCACCGTGCGCGCGGAGGGAGATGTCCGCGCCTACTCCCGCTATCTGGCGTCTCGGCCCGCGCGCTGGGAGGACGATGCCATCCGGTTGATGGTGTCGCTGGCGCGTCAGCATGGCTGTCGCGTGCACATCGTCCATCTGTCATCCGCGAGCGCGCTGTCGCTGCTGCGTGAAGCCCGCGGCGCGGGTGTGCCGGTGACGGTGGAGACGTGTCCGCACTACCTGACGTTCGCGGCGGAGACGATTCCGGATGGCGCCACGTTCCTCAAGTGCGCGCCGCCCATTCGTGAGGCGCGCAACCGGGAGCGGCTGTGGGAGGCGCTTCGCCAGGGTGACATTGATCAGGTCGTCTCGGACCACTCGCCCTGCACTCCGGGACTGAAGCACCTGGAGCACGGAGACTTCGGCGCGGCGTGGGGAGGGATTGCGTCGCTGCAGCTCAGCCTGCCCGTGGTGTGGACGGCGGCGCGGCGGCGCGGGTTCGCTCTTGCGGATGTGGCGCGCTGGATGTGTGAGGCGCCCGCGCGTCTGGTGGGTTTGGAGGGGGTGAAGGGGTCGCTGCGGGTGGGCGCGGACGCGGACTTCGTCGTGTTCGACCCTGACGCCACCTTCACGGTGGAGCCCGCGAACCTGCTGCATCGGCATTCACTGACACCCTATGCGGGGCACTCGCTGACAGGCGTGGTGGAGCTGACCTTCCTGCGCGGGATGAAGATCTACGAGCACGGCCGGCCGCTGGCCGCGCCGCTCGGACGTTGGGTGCGGCGCCCCGTGGCGTCGCGCGTCGCCGCTTGAGTCACCGAAGAGGACACACCATGCACGCCGACGAGGATGGGAAGCTGCGCGTTGCCTTCACGGATTGGCCGGACCTGGCCGCGGAGAAGGTGGGTGGACGCGCGATCATCGCCAACGACGAGTTCTTCGCGCCCAAGGAGAACCTGCTCCGGCCCGGACGAGGCGTCTTCATCGCGGACCGCTACACGGAGCGGGGCAAGTGGATGGATGGCTGGGAGACGCGCCGACGGCGCACGCCGGGCCATGACTGGTGCATCATCCAGCTCGGGCTGCCCGGCGTCGTGCGCGGTGTGGACATCGACACGAACCACTTCCTCGGCAACTTCCCCGAGTACGCGTCGCTGGAGGGCCTGGAGGTGTCGGGCTCGCCCGACGCCGACACGCTCGCATCCGCGCGATGGACGCCGCTCATGCCGCAGCTTCGGCTCCAGGGCGGCTCGCGCAATCTCTTCGCCCTCGCGAGCGAGCAGCGCTGGACGCACCTGCGGCTCAACATTTTTCCGGATGGCGGTGTGGCGCGCTTCCGAGTGCACGGCGAGGTGCGACCGGACCTCGCTCGCCTGAGTCAGGGCAGCGAGCCGGTGGACCTGGCCGCGCTGGAGAATGGCGGCGTGGTGGTGGCATGCAATGACGCGTTCTTCGGGCCTCGGGACAACCTCATCCTCCCGGGCCGCGCGGCGCACATGGGCGAAGGGTGGGAGACGCGTCGCAAGCGCGTGCCAGGCTTTGATTGGATCATCGTGAAGCTGGCGGCACCGGGCACGGTGGAGCGCGTCGAGGTGGATACCGCGCACTACAAAGGCAACTTCCCGGATACCTGCTCGCTGGAGGGCTGCTATCTGCGCGAGCCGGTGGTGGATTTCGCCAACGCGCGAGACATTGTCTGGACGGAGCTCCTGACGCGCACGAAGCTCCAGGCGGACCACCGACACTTCTTCGCGTCCGAGCTGCAAGCGAAGGGACCGTTCACGCACGTGCGACTCAATATCTTTCCAGACGGAGGCATCAGCCGCCTTTGTGTGCACGGGCGGCCCGCATGAGCCCGCTCCATCGGCTCAACACGTTGCCCGTGGCCGAGGCCCGCACGGAGATGCTGCGCTGCTGTGGCTCGTCGCGCTGGGCGGACGCGATGGTGCGCGCCCGACCGTTCCGGGACGCGAGCCATCTGTACGGCGAGGCCCAGTGGCTCTGGGAGCAGACGGGCCCCGACGACTGGCACGAAGCCTTCCAGCACCACCCGCGCATCGGTGACGGCCCCGCGCTGCGCGAGCGCTTTGCCTCCACCGCGACCTGGACCTCGCGCGAGCAGGCCGGCGTGGGAGGCGCGCCCGAGGTCGTGCTGGCAGGGCTGGCCGAAGGCAACCTCGAATACGAGCGGCGCTTTGGCTTCATCTTCCTCGTGTGCGCCGCGGGCAAGGGCGCCGAGGAGCTGCTGGCGACCTTGCGCGAGCGTTTGGGAAACGCACCCGATGACGAGCTGCGCATCGCGGCCGGAGAGCAGGCCAAGATCACCCGCCTTCGGTTGGAGAAGCTCCTGACCCCATGAGCACCTTGTCCACCCATGTCCTCGACACGCAGCGAGGACGCGCGGCCTCGGGAGTTCCGCTGACGTTGGAGGCCCAGGGCCAGGCGGGCGTTTGGGCTTCGCTGTCTCGCGGTGTCACCGACGCGGACGGGCGCGTGCGCGAGCTGCTGCCCGCGGGCGGACGCCTGGAGCCGGGCACGTATCGGCTCACGTTCGACACGGGCGCGTACTTCCGCGCGCAAGGCATCCGAGGCTTCTATCCCTCGGTGACCGTGGTGTTCGAGGTCACCGCGGCGGACGAGCACTACCACGTGCCGCTCTTGCTGAGCCCGTTTGGCTACTCGACGTATCGAGGGACTTGAGCCCGCTCATTCATCCAAGGCGAAGAAGTGGCTGAACGGACCGGGGCCCCGCCCCAGGGCGAGCGGGTGCTCCAGGGCCGTCGTCACATAGGCCTTGGCGCGACGCGTGGCCTCCAGCGGCGCGCGTCCCAAGGCGAGGTGCGCGGCCAGCGCGGCGGACAGGGTGCAGCCCGTGCCGTGCGTGTTGCGCGTCTCCACCGAGCGCAGGTGGAGCGTCTCCAGCCGCTCGCCGTCAAACCAGACATCGGTGCCGCGCAGCGGACCCGACATGCCCCCGCCCTTGACGAGCACCGCCCGCGAGCCGAGTCGATGGATGCGCTGGGCGGCCTCCTGCATGTCCTCCAGCGTGTGGAGTTCCATGCCCGCGAGGAGCTGGGCCTCGTGTCGGTTGGGGGTGACGACGGCGGCCAGGGGCAGGAGCAGCTCCTTCAGCGCGCCGACCGCCTCGTCATCGATGAGGCGAGAACCCGCGCGGGAGACCATGACCGGATCCACCACCACCGTGCCGAGTCCCCACGCGCGCAGGCGTTCGGCGACCACCGTGATGATCTCCCGGTTGACGAGCATGCCTGTCTTCACGGCGCCCGCCCCGACATCGGAGGTCACCGCGTCGAGCTGCGCGGAGACCGACGCGGCGGGGAGTACGTCGACGCGGGTGACGCCGAGCGTGTTCTGGGCGGTGACGGCGGTGAGGGCACAGGTCCCATGCACCCGGTGGAATGCGAAGGTGCTGAGGTCGGCCTGGATTCCGGCGCCGCCGCCGCTGTCCGAGCCCGCGATGGTGAGCGCGGTCGCGATCGTCTGGGGTTGCTTCATGGCCCCTTCTCTCCCAGAGGCCGCGGCGGCCTTCAACGAGGAAGAATCGCGGCCGGGTGTGGCGCGCGAGTTGTGGGCGCCGGGCTCGCCCGCTAGGCTGCTGGAATGGCTGGGTACCCGGGCGGCCCGTCACCAGTGACTGCGGGACTCGCTCGCGAGGCTGTGGCCGAGCTGGAAGTCATCAGCTCCCAAGCCGCCTACGAGCGCTTCCTGGCACCCGCACGCGCGCTGGAGGAGGGCGCCGTCGAGGAGTGCCGCGCCAACATCGCGCTCGCCTTCCAGAACGCGAAGCAGGGCGTGGACGCGGTGCTCCTGCGCGAGTCCGAGGTGGCGAGCCTGCCCGGTATCCAGGTGGAGCTGCTCCGCGAGCTGCCCGAGATTGCCAAGGGGCTCGCCTTCGCGGTGCTGCAGGCCCAGCGAGACCTGCCCACGGGGGCATTTGGGCCCCTCTACGAGCGGGCGGTGCAGCTGCGGCGCAAGCTGCTCAAGGCGGCGGATGCCCTCGCGGAGGCAGGGCTCCTGGCCCGCGCGGAGCTGGAGGCGGCCCAGGACGAAGGGCGCCGGGACGTCCTGGGAGACTGCGCCGCGCTGGCCCGCTTGATGCGCCGCAACGAGGAGAAGCTCGCGGGGCGCTCGCCGGTGACGCCCGCGGAGGTCGGCGAGGCGGAGCTGGTGGCGGAGCAGCTCGGAGCGCTGCTGGCGGCCCCGGCGGATCCGCGCGACCGCGAGGCCACGCCCCTGCTCATCGAGGCCACGCGGCTGCGCGACAGGTTCTGGACGCTGCTCACCCAGCGGCACGACGTGCTGTGGCGGTGTGGCGCGTGGCTGTATGGCCGAGACGTGGAGGAGCGCGTTCCGCCGCTCCAGTCGAGGCCCGCGCTGGTGCGACAGGCAGGGCAGGGGCCGTCGTTGCGAGGGACCGCCGTGCAGGCGCAGCGTCGCATGGAGAATCGCCCCGCGCCGGTGGCCGGGCCGGATTCCTCCACCGCGATGGAGCGCTCCAAGGTCCGCTTCATGGTTCGAGTCGGCTTCGACTTTCCGTCGCGCTAGAGTCCCGGCGCGACATGCCTTTTGACGTGAAGGACATCCTCAAGCAGGTCGAGGCGGGGACCGCGCCGGAGGCGGGCATCCCCGAGTGGTGGCGCGAGAGCTGGGCGGAGCCGGACGGGTTCGCCACCGCCCTCGCCGACGCGCACGCGGGACGCGGCGCCCCGCCACCGAAGAGCCGCCCCGGTCAGCAGTACGACTTCTTCCATGACCTGGTGGTGCGCCACGTGGCCCAGGAGCGCCCCGCGCTTCGGACCTTCGAGCGACTCCAGGGCTGGCAGACGCTGAGCTATCGCGCGCTGCATGAGCAAGCCGCGCGCCGCGCGGGCGAGTGGGCCGAGCAGGGCGTCAAGGCGGGCGCGAAGGTGTGCCTGTTGTATGGGATGGGCTCCGAGCTGCTCATCTCGCTGATGGCGGGCGTGAAGCTGGGCGTCTGTGTTTCGCTGCTGCCGCCGCTGGGGCCGCGCTTCGTGTCGCGCCGCCTGGAGGCGCTCGCGCCGGAGCACGTGGCCGCCGAGCCGCACCAGCTGCCGCTGCTCAAGGGTTTCGAGAAGACGCTGCTGCGCGTCCGGACCGGAGCCTCGCCGGGCTTCTCGTCGTACAGCTACAAGCCCGCGGATCCGGTGGGGCTCGTGTTCTCGCCCCTGGCGGATCCATCCCATGTCCCGGTGCCCCTGTCCGCGGACGACGCCTGGCGGGGCGCGCTGGCGGATGGCCTCATCACCTTCGGGTTGGGGCCGGGGGAGCAACTGGCGGCGCCGGGCTTCTCGCTGCTCCAGGGCCTGCCGGCGATGCTGTTCGCCACGCTCCTGCGCGGCGCGACCTTCGTCCACGTGGAGCTGGCGGACCTGGAGCGCAACGCCGCACCGCTGTTGGAGCAGCCGCTGCGCGCGTTGGGCGTCTCCAACGCGCTCCGCGAGCTGCTCACCCGCACGCGGGTCGGGGCGCTGCGCAACGTGTCGCACTGGTTCCGCAATCCCGAGGAGCCCCTCGACGCCCAGGCCTGGCGCGCGTGGATCAAACAGGCGGCGCTCGGCTCCACGCCGTGCTCCAGCGTCCTGGTGGATCCGGCCCTGGGCGGCGCGGTGCTCCTGTCTCCGCGCTGGAACGGGGAGCCGCAAACGGATGTGCTCCCCGCGCCGGGCCGGCGGTGGGCGCTGCGCGACGCGAACCAGAGCGGACAGGATTCGGCCTCGGACGTGGGCCTCTACACGCCGCTGCCGGACAAGAAGCGCCCGCCCAGCCATGTCGTCCTCGCGCGGATCCGCGAGCGCTACCACTACGGTGGGACGCTGGGGCCGCGCCGGGACGGCCGCGTCTATCCGACGGCCGAGGTCACCGCCGTGCTGGAGGGGCTGCCCTCGCTGGTGGGGACGTCCATCGTGGCCGTTCCGACGAGCGGAGTCGCCAGTCAGCCCCGCTTCGTGCTGCTGGGCTTCACGGGCGCCCGGGCTCCCTCCGCGAGCGCGGAGCAGGAGATCCGCCGGCGCATCGAGCACCAACTGGGGGTGGAGTTCCTGCCGGACCGCGTCGCGCTGTTTCCGCTGTTTCCGCGCCGGAAGAAGGGCGCGGTGGATGACGCGTGGTGCGCGTCGCAGTTCTTCACGGGCGCGCTCCACCGCAAGGCGTCGGATCCCTCGTTCCAGGCGCTGGTGACCATCCGCGGACGCTTGTTGGAAAGCGCGAGCCGTCCGGGTGAAGATGCGGGCCCCGCAGTGAAATGAAAGGGACGGGACCATGGGTGTCCAGGTCGTGATGGGCGCGATGCTCCAATGCAGTTTCGGAGTCGCGCCCTCGTCGCTGATGGTGCTGCCGGTGAACCGGGTGATGGCGCCCACCCCGGCGGCGAACATCATGGACAACAAGCCGATGATGAACATCCTGCCCTTCGGCATGTGCTCGTCCATGGCGAACCCGATGGTGGCGGCAGCCACCGCCGCGGCGCTGGGCGTGTTGACACCCATGCCGTGCATCCCCGCCACCGCCGCGCCCTGGGCTCCCGGATGTCCCAAGGCGCTCATCGGCAACATGCCGGCGCTGGAGAGCAACTCGAAGCTCATGTGCAGCTATGGCGGCGTCATCCAGGTCGTGACCCCCGGTCAGTTCGTGGTGATGGATGGGTGACGCGGCCGCGGTCCTGGAGGTGCTGGACATCACCCTGTTGGATCGCCCCCTCACCGGCGCGCCGGTGGACCTCTCCACGGAGGAGGGCGCGGATCCCCGCCTGGAAGCCATCACCACCTGGGTGGCCAAGGGTTCGTACCTGGACGCCGCGCGGTCCGCAGAGGCGCTGCTGCGCCAGGACCTGCGAGACGTCCGGCTCGTGTGCCCGTACCTCTTCGGAGGCTTCGTCGCGCGCGGCATGCACGCGCTGCCCGTGCTGTTCCGCTCCCTGACTCTGACGTTGACGGAGAACTGGGAGGCCTTCGGGCCCACGGCCAAGAAGGCGCTGTTCATGGACAACGGCCTGCGCTGGATGTTCAGGCTGATGAGCAAGCTCATGGAGCACCATGCGCGACTGAAGGACGCGCAGTGGCAGGCGTGGACCTCCGGCGACAACCGTCCCCCGCTGCAAGAGGCCCTGGGGCTGGCGGATCCGGTGATGGCCGCGTTCGGGGCCATGCCGCGCAGCGGCGCCATGGAGCCGTTCCGCACGCTCCTCACTGGCTTGCGCGCGCACCTCCAGGCGCTGCCCGAGCCGGTCTCCGTCGTCCCCGCGGTGGAGGAAGACGCAGAGGAGGAAGAAGAGTCCGAGGCTCCGTCCCCCAGCGAGGCGAAGGGCGCCACGGCGCGCGCGGAGCCCAGGGCGCCCTCCGGTCCGGTGTTGCCCATCTCCCCGCCGCTCGCTCAGCTGATCCGCAAGCTGTCCGCGTTCGAGGCGCTGATCGCGAGCCAGGACTTCGTGAAGGCCAGCGTCGTCGCGGTGGATGTGCTGGCTGTCATTGAGCGGTTTGATCCCCGGGTGTACCTGCCGCTGCTCTTCTCCGGCTTCTTCACCGGGCTGAGCCAGAACGCGGACTCCATCGAGCCCTTGTTGCACAACACCGAGTCCCTCGCCTTCCGGGCGTTGGATCAGCTCTACCGCGTGGACCTGGACGCCTTCCTGGTGGCGCAGTCGCGGCAGGGCGGCGGCGGTGGCTTCGGGGACGAGGACTAGCGCCATGGAGGTGGAGCGGGGCGAGCAGGGCAGGGCGCTCACCGTCGAGGAGCGCATCAGCGAGCGGATCCGCAGCTTCGACATCCCGGCGCTGTTGGACCTGCTCGCGAAGGAAGGCTACAGCGAGTCAGACATCGAGTTCCGCAGCCACCGCAGTACGTTGCGACAGCAGCATCTGGTGCACGCCATCGAGTTCACGCGTCAGCCGCGCAAGCGGGCGGTCATCACCGTGAACATGGGATTGCTCAGCGTGCAGACGCCCCTGCCATCCTTCTTGTTTCAGGCCATGGATCGCCTGGAGCACGACGCGATGGTCGACTTCATCGGCTACTTCGACCATCTCTTGCTGCGCACGCGCTTCGCCGGGCAGTTCCCGGATCGCGACGAGACGCTGCTGCCCGGCTGGGAGCGCTCCACGGCGCACCGCCTGCGCCTGCTGCGGCTCGCGTGCCCCAGCAGCCTCCACTGGCTGTTCGCCAAGGTGTTCCCCGAGGCCGAGGTGACGGTGCGGCGCGAGACGCGCAAGCAACGCATCGAGTCCAAGGGGATCCGTTTGGGGGCCGTGGCGCTGGGGGACGGCAGCGCGGTGGGCGGATTCGCCACCGTTCCCACCGGCGGCGTGGAGGTGCGGATCCACCTCGACGAGTCGACTTCTGGCACCGGAATCCCGTGGGCGGTCGAGGCGCGTCGTCGCCTCACCACCCGCATCTTCCCGAGCCTCGCGGAGACGCCGCTCGCGCTCAAGATCATCATGGCGCTGAGGGATCAGAGCAGCCACGCGCGGCTCCATGCCGCCAGTTACCTTGGCTATGATCCGCTTGTCGGGGGTCCCGAACATACCCAAGAAGTCCTCTTGTTCTCGGGAGACACGGCACAGGTACGTAGCGCGGATGCTCGGTGATGACGACTATCCGCTTATTGACGCCTCTTCGGATCACGCCTAACTTTGGAAAAGTTCATTGGCAGGGTGCGTTCCCGGGAAGGTT is part of the Myxococcaceae bacterium JPH2 genome and encodes:
- a CDS encoding NAD(P)/FAD-dependent oxidoreductase; its protein translation is MRVLSPSPEETPAIGLAALELALQADLERLAYPGRSWVPPRQTRAGLPVLDVLVIGGGQSGLTAAFGLMRERVTNLLVVDDGAPDRAGPWKTFARMRTLRTPKHLTGPDHGLPHLLFQSWFEAQYGAEAWTSLGRIPKELWADYLGWYRRVLGIPVRSQTRAGPLEWRADEGCFRVPLADSGGASAAVVHARKVVLATGIDGSGRWEVPAELASVPRALYVHTCEPIDFESMRGRSVGVLGAGASAFDNASLALEHGASEVRLFFRRRELPTVNAYRWAEFVGFLKHHAELPDVDRWRFIRRILEMGQLPPADTYRRAVGFSHFHLHPGSPWLSVAAVEGRARVTTPQGVYLFDRLILGSGTVTDLSLRPELALLYPDIALWRDRFQPPPELAHADLSRHPYLSAHFEFQEKVPGRAPHVAAVFNYTFGCLLSLGLGGASISGMKYSLPRLVAGVTRQLYLDDRDAFYRSLECYAEREFEP
- the alc gene encoding allantoicase — protein: MHADEDGKLRVAFTDWPDLAAEKVGGRAIIANDEFFAPKENLLRPGRGVFIADRYTERGKWMDGWETRRRRTPGHDWCIIQLGLPGVVRGVDIDTNHFLGNFPEYASLEGLEVSGSPDADTLASARWTPLMPQLRLQGGSRNLFALASEQRWTHLRLNIFPDGGVARFRVHGEVRPDLARLSQGSEPVDLAALENGGVVVACNDAFFGPRDNLILPGRAAHMGEGWETRRKRVPGFDWIIVKLAAPGTVERVEVDTAHYKGNFPDTCSLEGCYLREPVVDFANARDIVWTELLTRTKLQADHRHFFASELQAKGPFTHVRLNIFPDGGISRLCVHGRPA
- a CDS encoding iron-containing redox enzyme family protein, with the protein product MRNHSIEAALAKNSSREQLIKHRFFEVVDEKTFSVEQAELVLGQWWHPLHYFPTFLSRLIAVCPNLEMKTAVTHILNQEVGEGDVERAHERFFIQTMTDAGMARAAVSEAKMTPATQRLLDGYARSTDNYLTGLGFLYGTEVADLTMVAKLGKLVRRTTGLKSLPWVDIHVKQEPDHVQTAGQTVGLSYTDAEMATIVKGAEEMWQLWVGFFEELRNRVV
- the uraH gene encoding hydroxyisourate hydrolase — encoded protein: MSTLSTHVLDTQRGRAASGVPLTLEAQGQAGVWASLSRGVTDADGRVRELLPAGGRLEPGTYRLTFDTGAYFRAQGIRGFYPSVTVVFEVTAADEHYHVPLLLSPFGYSTYRGT
- a CDS encoding inorganic phosphate transporter; translated protein: MLLAAVITIVAVALIFDFINGFHDAANSIATVVSTRVLSPNLAVAWAAFFNFIAAFSGGVHVANTMGKGIINFDMLRAQGPSAVLMVIFSALMGAITWNLLTWWWGLPSSSSHALAGGMIGATLPVLGVKGLVGAGIAKIAAFIVLSPLIGMILGTTMMLISTWVVHKQTPLKVDSWFRRLQLVSSGIFSYSHGTNDAQKVMGIIAVVLFGTIWKDRPFHIDWWMIISCHAAIAMGTFFGGWRIVRTMGHSLTKLAPIGGFCAETGGGVTIIALAELGIPVSTTHTITGAIVGVGSTKGWRAVKWGVAGRIIWAWVFTIPAAALTAVCVYGLTWGIMQLVG
- the uraD gene encoding 2-oxo-4-hydroxy-4-carboxy-5-ureidoimidazoline decarboxylase, giving the protein MSPLHRLNTLPVAEARTEMLRCCGSSRWADAMVRARPFRDASHLYGEAQWLWEQTGPDDWHEAFQHHPRIGDGPALRERFASTATWTSREQAGVGGAPEVVLAGLAEGNLEYERRFGFIFLVCAAGKGAEELLATLRERLGNAPDDELRIAAGEQAKITRLRLEKLLTP
- the allB gene encoding allantoinase AllB is translated as MSAGDFVLRSQRVLVDGGLRAAAVVVQAGRVAAVSAFSEAPSGLPVTDVGELVVMPGVVDCHAHINEPGRTEWEGFETATRAAAAGGITTLVDMPLNSLPPTTTLDALLLKARAAEGRCHVDHGFWGGVIPGNADELEGLIEAGVPGFKCFLCPSGVDEFPAANREVLAEAMPVLARWGIPLLVHAELESPTVRAEGDVRAYSRYLASRPARWEDDAIRLMVSLARQHGCRVHIVHLSSASALSLLREARGAGVPVTVETCPHYLTFAAETIPDGATFLKCAPPIREARNRERLWEALRQGDIDQVVSDHSPCTPGLKHLEHGDFGAAWGGIASLQLSLPVVWTAARRRGFALADVARWMCEAPARLVGLEGVKGSLRVGADADFVVFDPDATFTVEPANLLHRHSLTPYAGHSLTGVVELTFLRGMKIYEHGRPLAAPLGRWVRRPVASRVAA
- a CDS encoding DUF47 domain-containing protein, with amino-acid sequence MLEKLMPKSDEFFDDFDAQCAVTVEGARTLHALLSDYRDVAERVQKLKAIEHRGDEVTHQAFNRLHKQFITPFDRTQIHALLSRIDDVLDFTNAAAARLHYYEITESLPDATELARVLVLCTEKVQEVVAALRLIKKPAQILAGCKEIKRLETQADEALRSGMGRLFKSGMDTLTIIKWKEIYDLIETATDKCNDVANVIEGVVLEHS